From bacterium, one genomic window encodes:
- the ligA gene encoding NAD-dependent DNA ligase LigA produces the protein MADDRDRLEELRQLIEQHNYRYHILDDPLVSDAEWDALMRELLELEARHPGWVTPESPSQRVHGAPAAGFNAVEHAVAMLSLDNATSADEIRAFDTRVRKFLGEKSPIAYCIEPKYDGIAVELTYERGVFRIGSTRGDGRTGEDVSHNLRTIRSVPLRLRGSPPQVLDVRGEAFMPLAAFRRLNEERLDEGLQPFANPRNSTAGTLRQLDPKVAAARPLEIVIYGIGRGHDELGFGSQGESIAGLREFGLKTSELFCASYEIDELIAFHAKLENERDSLRYEIDGSVLKVDDFALQKRLGELNRSPRWAIAFKFPARQSTTRVIGIETSVGRTGALTPVAVLEPVAIGGVTVEHASLHNQDEIERLDVRVGDTVFVERAGDVIPKVVRVVLDLRPGRTRRHKPPENCPVCDTPAVRPEGEVVKRCPNPNCPAKQRERLRHFASRGALDVEGLGEKLVDQLIDAELLTRPSDLFGLKIDRIAALDRMGQKSAQNLVSAIENSRDVSLGRFLYALGIRHVGERIGEVLAASFPDPITLLDASKQELEEVDEIGPTIAESLRLSLDEPENRAEFLQLVDTLRIQSGPELEVGNESEALAGKTVVITGTLSIPRSQWKKRILAAGAKVTGSVSKKTDYLLAGENPGSKLEKARECEVEVVGEDRMEELLG, from the coding sequence ATGGCCGACGATCGCGACAGGCTCGAGGAGTTGCGCCAGCTCATCGAGCAACACAACTACCGCTACCACATCCTGGACGATCCGCTGGTCTCGGATGCGGAGTGGGACGCGCTCATGCGCGAACTGCTGGAACTCGAAGCAAGGCACCCGGGCTGGGTGACGCCCGAGTCTCCGAGCCAGCGCGTGCACGGCGCCCCAGCGGCCGGATTCAATGCAGTCGAGCACGCCGTAGCGATGCTCTCACTCGACAACGCAACCAGTGCCGACGAGATTCGCGCATTCGACACACGGGTGCGCAAGTTCCTGGGAGAAAAGTCGCCGATCGCCTACTGCATCGAGCCCAAGTACGACGGCATCGCGGTAGAACTGACCTACGAGCGGGGCGTGTTCAGGATCGGGTCGACCCGCGGAGACGGACGGACGGGAGAGGACGTCAGCCACAATCTGCGAACCATCCGGTCCGTCCCACTGCGGCTGCGCGGGTCCCCACCTCAAGTGCTCGATGTGCGCGGCGAGGCCTTCATGCCCCTGGCGGCCTTCCGGCGCTTGAACGAAGAGCGGCTGGACGAGGGGCTGCAGCCGTTTGCCAATCCCCGCAATTCCACCGCAGGTACGTTGCGCCAGCTGGATCCGAAGGTCGCAGCAGCCAGGCCTCTGGAAATCGTCATTTACGGGATCGGCCGCGGCCACGACGAGCTGGGTTTTGGCTCGCAGGGCGAATCGATCGCGGGCTTGCGCGAGTTTGGGCTGAAGACCAGCGAGCTGTTCTGCGCGAGCTACGAGATCGATGAACTGATTGCCTTCCACGCAAAACTGGAGAACGAACGCGACTCGCTGCGCTACGAGATCGACGGCTCTGTTCTGAAAGTCGACGACTTCGCATTGCAGAAGCGTCTGGGAGAACTCAATCGCTCGCCCCGATGGGCGATTGCTTTCAAGTTTCCGGCGAGACAGTCCACGACGAGAGTAATCGGCATCGAGACATCTGTCGGCCGCACCGGGGCGCTCACACCGGTGGCCGTGCTCGAACCGGTAGCGATTGGCGGAGTAACGGTGGAACACGCCTCGCTGCACAATCAAGACGAGATCGAGCGTCTCGATGTGCGCGTGGGAGACACGGTCTTCGTGGAACGGGCAGGCGATGTGATCCCGAAGGTGGTGCGCGTGGTGCTCGATCTTCGACCCGGGCGAACACGCCGACACAAACCGCCGGAGAACTGCCCGGTTTGCGATACGCCAGCGGTTCGACCCGAGGGCGAGGTCGTCAAACGCTGCCCGAACCCGAACTGCCCGGCGAAGCAACGCGAACGCCTGCGCCACTTTGCAAGCCGCGGGGCACTCGACGTCGAAGGACTGGGCGAAAAGCTGGTCGATCAGTTGATCGATGCCGAATTACTGACGCGTCCGTCGGACCTCTTCGGACTGAAGATCGACCGGATCGCCGCACTCGACCGCATGGGTCAGAAGTCCGCCCAGAACCTGGTCAGCGCAATCGAGAATTCGCGAGACGTGAGCCTGGGTCGTTTTCTGTACGCACTTGGCATCCGTCATGTTGGCGAGAGAATCGGCGAGGTACTGGCTGCGTCCTTTCCGGATCCGATCACTCTGCTCGACGCGTCCAAACAGGAATTGGAAGAAGTCGACGAGATCGGACCTACGATCGCCGAGAGCCTTCGCCTGAGCCTCGACGAGCCAGAAAACCGAGCAGAGTTCCTGCAACTCGTCGACACGTTGCGGATTCAGAGCGGTCCCGAACTGGAAGTCGGAAATGAAAGCGAGGCGCTGGCGGGCAAAACAGTCGTCATCACCGGCACGCTCTCGATCCCACGCAGCCAGTGGAAGAAACGCATCCTCGCAGCGGGAGCGAAGGTGACCGGCTCGGTGTCGAAGAAAACCGACTATCTACTCGCTGGCGAGAATCCGGGCTCCAAGCTCGAGAAGGCCCGCGAATGCGAGGTCGAGGTCGTGGGTGAGGATCGGATGGAAGAGTTGCTGGGGTGA
- the rplS gene encoding 50S ribosomal protein L19 encodes MREIQELEQASLRTDHPEFRPGDTVRVHVRIREGDKERIQVFQGVVIQRRRGGIHGTFTVRKVSYGVGVERVFPTHSPMIAKIELKSRGRVRRSRLFYLRSLTGKAARIRDRIEPKSEKKKKKT; translated from the coding sequence ATGAGAGAGATTCAGGAGCTTGAACAGGCGTCGTTGCGCACGGATCACCCGGAGTTTCGTCCAGGGGACACCGTGCGAGTCCACGTACGCATCAGAGAAGGCGACAAGGAGCGGATTCAGGTCTTCCAGGGGGTGGTCATCCAGCGCCGCCGCGGTGGGATCCACGGTACGTTTACCGTCCGCAAAGTCTCTTATGGCGTAGGTGTCGAGCGGGTCTTTCCGACCCACTCCCCCATGATCGCGAAAATCGAACTCAAGTCGCGTGGGCGAGTACGCCGATCTCGTTTGTTCTATCTCCGTTCGCTTACCGGCAAAGCGGCGCGCATCCGCGACCGCATCGAGCCCAAGAGCGAGAAGAAGAAGAAGAAGACGTAA
- a CDS encoding CpsD/CapB family tyrosine-protein kinase, translating into MGKIHDALQRAEQQRSSVASTATPLLREGSGTATDRGSVSAPSKRTEIRKPREETRRERRARKKLRIRTERGKEDHSLEAQRPRVLIGSTASNVTEEYRTLRARIQSVRRTRTIASLVITSARPDEGKTTTAINLALSFGMDREMKTCLVDADLRTPGVSKVFGPTSEVGLAEVLETDAKLSDALIELPDSRLSVLPVRALPTYPSELLGSARMAQLLEELAGHFEMIIIDAPPVLGLADSVSLLDACDAALFVVGAGSVSRADVDAALERLDTSKLIGTVFNRCEAKQSPYGTYGKD; encoded by the coding sequence ATGGGAAAGATTCACGATGCCCTGCAAAGAGCCGAGCAACAGCGCAGCAGCGTAGCCAGTACGGCGACGCCCCTGTTGCGCGAGGGTTCTGGTACCGCGACCGACAGGGGGAGCGTTTCAGCGCCTTCGAAGCGTACCGAGATCCGAAAACCCCGCGAGGAAACTCGCCGCGAACGCCGCGCGCGCAAGAAGCTGCGCATCCGCACGGAACGCGGAAAAGAAGATCATTCTCTTGAAGCGCAGCGACCACGAGTCCTGATCGGGAGCACCGCGTCAAACGTCACCGAGGAGTACCGAACGCTACGAGCGCGTATCCAGTCGGTGCGTCGCACGCGAACGATCGCAAGTCTCGTGATTACTTCGGCTCGTCCCGATGAAGGCAAGACCACGACTGCCATCAATCTGGCCCTGTCGTTCGGCATGGACCGTGAAATGAAGACATGCCTGGTCGATGCAGATCTCCGCACACCGGGAGTCAGCAAGGTCTTTGGTCCGACGTCCGAAGTGGGTCTCGCCGAGGTACTGGAGACGGATGCGAAGCTATCGGACGCGCTCATCGAACTGCCCGATTCGCGTCTTTCGGTTCTGCCGGTGAGAGCGCTACCGACCTATCCCTCCGAACTCCTCGGTTCGGCGAGAATGGCCCAACTGCTCGAGGAACTCGCCGGCCATTTCGAGATGATCATCATCGATGCGCCGCCGGTCCTCGGGCTGGCGGACTCGGTAAGTCTCCTGGACGCCTGTGATGCAGCGCTCTTCGTCGTTGGCGCGGGTAGCGTAAGCCGCGCCGACGTGGATGCGGCCCTCGAGCGCCTCGACACGAGCAAGTTGATCGGGACCGTGTTCAACCGTTGTGAGGCGAAGCAGTCCCCGTATGGTACTTACGGCAAGGACTGA
- the trmD gene encoding tRNA (guanosine(37)-N1)-methyltransferase TrmD — translation MPSGPRIEILTIFPELVESFLEGSLLGAARRSGVVDVRVSDLRTHATDRHRTVDDAPFGGGDGMVMKCEPVVRAVEAVARPGARVIALSPRGRRLDQPIVESLADERQIVLLCGRYAGFDERILEATGAEELSIGDYVISGGEAAALVVTEAVTRLIPGVLGNPVSFEQDSFRDGRLEHPVYTRPREFRGHTVPEVLLSGNHAAIQRHRHKESLRLTVKRRPDCVDAIKLSEEDRKILRELENERDSGA, via the coding sequence ATGCCCTCTGGGCCTCGAATCGAGATCCTGACGATCTTCCCGGAGCTGGTGGAGAGTTTTCTCGAGGGTTCCCTGCTCGGCGCGGCTCGTCGCAGCGGCGTGGTCGACGTGCGGGTGAGCGATCTGCGCACCCATGCCACCGACCGGCACCGCACCGTCGATGATGCGCCCTTCGGCGGGGGCGACGGGATGGTCATGAAATGTGAGCCCGTGGTTCGAGCGGTCGAGGCCGTGGCCCGGCCCGGTGCGCGGGTCATCGCGCTGAGTCCTCGCGGCCGCCGCCTGGACCAGCCGATTGTGGAGTCCCTGGCCGATGAGCGGCAGATCGTGCTGCTCTGCGGTCGTTACGCGGGCTTCGATGAGCGGATTCTCGAAGCAACGGGTGCGGAGGAACTCTCGATCGGGGACTATGTGATCTCCGGAGGAGAAGCCGCTGCACTCGTGGTCACTGAAGCCGTGACCCGCTTGATTCCAGGAGTGTTGGGGAATCCCGTCTCTTTTGAGCAGGATTCGTTCCGGGATGGGCGATTGGAACATCCGGTCTACACTCGCCCGCGCGAGTTCCGGGGCCACACGGTTCCAGAAGTCCTACTCTCCGGGAATCACGCGGCAATCCAACGGCACAGACATAAAGAGTCACTTCGGTTGACCGTCAAGCGGCGGCCGGATTGCGTCGATGCAATCAAACTGAGCGAGGAAGATCGAAAGATCCTCCGGGAGCTGGAAAATGAGAGAGATTCAGGAGCTTGA
- a CDS encoding undecaprenyl/decaprenyl-phosphate alpha-N-acetylglucosaminyl 1-phosphate transferase, with protein MQTFGPILIAPWLLVLVLTPLLIRLAHRQGWLDQPDVRKQHQSATPLVGGVSVFISIVLGLLLIIPVVPDVGAGLWGPGSLSALAVGAFAMVAVGLYDDFRDMAPVLKLVAQIGVGALAWGLGFRIDAISLPFGWMISSGGALSFLMTVGWIVVVTNAFNLMDGMDGLASGVSIIVALTVFLLAHDNGATVPVIAALALSGALAGFLRFNLPPARIFLGDAGSMGIGFTTAVLSMAAYQKATAAVALVVPLLILGVPLLDMIRSAIRRAISYVRDPGESGLRLIEVARAMFRADRGHVHHLLLRAGWSVQQILIALYILSAALGALGLWTRTASSGVRWGLWIALLAGGYLALQMLERRVKRLEADADSALNESLTAESEVPQRERATG; from the coding sequence ATGCAGACGTTCGGCCCCATTCTGATTGCGCCATGGCTGCTGGTCCTGGTCCTCACACCTCTGCTGATCCGCCTCGCGCATCGGCAGGGCTGGCTGGACCAGCCGGATGTGCGCAAGCAGCATCAATCCGCCACGCCACTTGTGGGTGGGGTTTCGGTCTTCATCTCGATCGTCCTCGGTCTGCTGTTGATCATCCCGGTCGTGCCAGACGTCGGAGCGGGGCTCTGGGGTCCGGGCTCGCTTTCCGCTCTCGCCGTCGGGGCTTTCGCGATGGTGGCGGTCGGTTTGTACGACGATTTCCGGGACATGGCACCCGTACTGAAGCTGGTCGCGCAGATCGGGGTCGGTGCACTTGCCTGGGGACTCGGTTTTCGCATCGATGCGATCTCGCTTCCCTTTGGCTGGATGATCAGTTCGGGCGGTGCGCTGTCCTTCCTGATGACCGTGGGTTGGATCGTCGTCGTCACCAATGCTTTCAATCTCATGGATGGAATGGACGGTCTGGCGTCCGGAGTGTCGATCATCGTCGCTCTTACGGTTTTCTTGCTCGCGCATGACAATGGCGCCACGGTGCCGGTCATCGCCGCATTGGCGCTTTCCGGCGCGCTCGCTGGGTTCCTGCGCTTCAACCTGCCTCCGGCTCGCATCTTTCTGGGCGATGCCGGATCGATGGGGATTGGTTTCACGACGGCCGTACTCTCGATGGCCGCATACCAGAAGGCGACCGCGGCCGTAGCCCTTGTCGTACCGCTTCTGATCCTGGGCGTGCCGTTGCTCGACATGATTCGCAGCGCGATTCGCCGGGCGATTTCGTATGTGAGAGATCCGGGTGAGAGCGGCTTGCGTCTGATCGAGGTTGCCCGGGCGATGTTCCGTGCGGATCGAGGCCACGTGCACCATCTGCTGCTCAGGGCTGGATGGAGCGTGCAACAGATCCTGATCGCACTCTACATTCTTTCGGCAGCGCTGGGCGCGCTGGGACTTTGGACCCGGACGGCCAGTTCGGGGGTTCGCTGGGGCCTGTGGATCGCGCTGTTGGCGGGCGGCTATCTCGCGTTGCAGATGTTGGAGCGCCGCGTCAAGCGCCTCGAGGCGGATGCCGATTCTGCTTTGAACGA
- a CDS encoding AAA family ATPase has protein sequence MYNEHFGFSADPFRVNPDPRFLYMSESHQEALATLIYAVNERKGFIVLTGEVGTGKTTIVNALLQKLSDDVQAVYLFNTALGIDDFFACMLDELDLESVEPFRKSTALRRLNHHLIERLRKGKQTLLVIDESQNLSDELLEEIRMLSNLETPQSKLLQIILVGQPELHEKLEQSKLRQLRQRVELRHTIQSLDAHQTATYVNERMMVAGNSSGDVFTHAALRLVFKLTAGIPRVINVLCDNALLTAYASVDERVTPATIEKAARDMGLLDDEAKPAPKEEAVVVSDEIGNEPSEGWIRRMFGWRRTPRAGALGEL, from the coding sequence ATGTATAACGAACACTTTGGCTTCTCAGCGGATCCGTTCCGCGTCAATCCCGATCCGCGGTTTCTCTATATGTCAGAGAGCCATCAGGAAGCCCTCGCGACCCTGATCTACGCGGTCAATGAGCGCAAGGGCTTCATCGTTCTCACAGGTGAAGTGGGCACCGGCAAGACGACGATCGTCAACGCTCTGCTGCAGAAACTCAGCGACGATGTGCAGGCCGTGTATCTGTTCAATACCGCGCTTGGGATCGACGACTTCTTTGCCTGCATGCTCGATGAACTCGATCTGGAGTCTGTGGAGCCGTTTCGCAAGAGCACCGCTCTGCGGCGTTTGAATCATCATCTGATCGAACGATTGCGCAAAGGCAAGCAGACATTGCTCGTGATCGACGAGTCGCAGAACCTCTCCGATGAACTGCTCGAAGAGATTCGCATGCTCTCGAATCTGGAGACGCCGCAGTCAAAACTCCTGCAGATCATCCTGGTCGGGCAGCCGGAACTCCACGAAAAGCTCGAGCAGTCCAAGTTGCGCCAGCTGCGCCAGAGGGTCGAGTTACGGCATACGATCCAATCTCTGGATGCTCATCAAACTGCAACCTACGTGAATGAGCGGATGATGGTGGCGGGCAATAGTAGCGGTGATGTGTTCACCCACGCGGCTCTGCGATTGGTGTTCAAGTTGACGGCTGGGATTCCGCGCGTGATCAACGTTTTGTGTGACAACGCATTGCTCACGGCCTACGCCTCGGTCGACGAAAGGGTCACACCGGCGACGATCGAGAAGGCCGCCCGTGACATGGGCCTTCTGGATGACGAAGCGAAACCAGCGCCGAAAGAAGAGGCTGTTGTTGTATCGGACGAGATCGGCAACGAGCCATCCGAGGGTTGGATTAGGAGAATGTTCGGGTGGCGACGGACCCCGAGAGCAGGCGCTCTAGGCGAGCTGTAG
- a CDS encoding YraN family protein: MSEDERSNKRSPTSSSDVSNRRALGRFGERLAEQHLQSLGIRILARNVHLRHAELDLVALDGDTLCFVEVRMRTTPRFGSAAESVDRRKQRRLARAARELLASGELPRSSRMRFDVVAVDGTRDAPVISYIRDAFRADGE, from the coding sequence ATGTCGGAAGATGAACGCTCCAACAAACGCTCGCCCACAAGCTCGTCCGACGTTTCGAATAGACGTGCACTCGGGCGCTTCGGCGAACGACTCGCCGAACAACATCTCCAAAGCCTGGGAATCCGCATCCTAGCCCGCAACGTGCACCTGCGCCACGCGGAACTCGACCTGGTCGCGCTCGACGGAGACACGCTCTGTTTCGTCGAAGTGCGCATGCGCACGACACCGCGCTTTGGATCGGCCGCCGAATCGGTCGACCGACGCAAGCAGCGCCGACTGGCTCGTGCGGCTCGCGAGCTTCTAGCCTCGGGTGAGCTTCCGCGCTCATCGCGCATGCGTTTCGACGTCGTGGCTGTCGATGGAACACGCGACGCCCCGGTGATCAGCTACATTCGCGACGCGTTTCGGGCCGACGGCGAATAG
- the rimM gene encoding 16S rRNA processing protein RimM encodes MLVSSSDEMETVARGAAGNWVEVGRITKSVGLDGGLLIQLHSEDASNLLACESIRLAGRPGEIPFKVERFEPSNPAADGRARVRAWLAGLDSRERTEPWLSAGVSVPESALAPLPEGEFYWRDLIGLSVHTLGGRDLGRVEDIWPTGGVDLLVVRADGEPVLIPALRSLLSEIDTAARKIFIDPPPGLLPEDD; translated from the coding sequence ATGCTCGTGAGCAGCTCGGACGAGATGGAGACGGTAGCGCGCGGCGCTGCCGGTAACTGGGTCGAGGTCGGTCGGATTACCAAGTCCGTCGGTCTCGACGGCGGTCTCCTGATCCAGCTGCATTCCGAGGATGCGTCCAATCTGCTGGCCTGCGAGAGTATTCGGCTCGCGGGCCGCCCCGGAGAGATTCCGTTCAAGGTCGAGCGCTTCGAGCCTTCCAATCCCGCTGCTGATGGCCGGGCGCGCGTGCGTGCCTGGCTGGCGGGTCTCGACTCGCGGGAGCGCACGGAGCCCTGGCTGAGCGCGGGTGTCTCGGTTCCCGAATCTGCTCTGGCGCCCCTGCCCGAAGGCGAGTTCTATTGGCGCGATCTGATCGGCCTGTCCGTCCATACCCTCGGTGGCCGCGATCTGGGTCGGGTCGAGGATATCTGGCCGACCGGCGGCGTGGACCTGCTGGTGGTTCGAGCGGACGGCGAGCCCGTATTGATTCCGGCGCTGCGCAGCCTATTGAGCGAAATCGACACCGCCGCCCGCAAGATCTTCATCGACCCGCCTCCGGGTCTGCTGCCGGAGGACGACTGA
- a CDS encoding HAMP domain-containing histidine kinase has translation MSGECVGMVEHEVRTSMTVVRGYLRMLLSERHGVLNPDQWSFASEARRSTERVLLMLDNLLELSNQTGGQPLPVVRKPVHLREVLVQAVATARPLLDDAGIKVDLALEDLDDAHLQADPDRLEQVFVNLISNAVAHSPEDGHVSLQASVIELDDGPFVTVAVADHGPGIAPEDVHSIFEPFVRGKDARSGGVGLGLAICARIIQMHGGAIEAVPSAGRGLFRVTLPLSRPEA, from the coding sequence TTGAGTGGGGAATGTGTCGGCATGGTCGAGCACGAGGTGCGAACCTCAATGACGGTCGTGCGAGGTTATCTGCGCATGCTCCTCAGCGAGCGCCACGGTGTGCTCAATCCTGACCAATGGTCATTTGCCAGTGAGGCGCGGCGATCTACCGAGCGCGTGCTCCTGATGCTCGACAATCTACTCGAACTCTCGAACCAGACTGGCGGCCAACCCCTGCCTGTCGTGCGCAAGCCTGTTCATCTGCGCGAGGTTCTCGTTCAAGCCGTCGCAACTGCGCGCCCATTGCTCGACGATGCCGGAATCAAGGTCGACCTGGCGTTGGAGGACCTCGACGACGCCCATCTGCAGGCCGACCCGGATCGGCTCGAGCAGGTGTTCGTGAATCTGATCAGCAATGCCGTTGCGCATTCGCCGGAGGACGGACACGTCTCTCTTCAGGCTTCCGTCATCGAACTAGACGACGGGCCCTTCGTAACCGTCGCCGTCGCCGACCATGGGCCCGGAATCGCTCCTGAAGACGTGCACAGCATCTTCGAGCCTTTCGTTCGCGGAAAGGACGCGCGATCGGGAGGTGTCGGCCTCGGGCTCGCGATCTGCGCACGCATCATCCAAATGCACGGGGGCGCGATTGAAGCGGTTCCCTCAGCTGGTCGCGGGCTGTTTCGCGTCACACTGCCCCTGAGCAGGCCGGAGGCGTAG
- a CDS encoding sigma-54-dependent Fis family transcriptional regulator yields MSRPGVARTVPQRKQVLVVDDAEVIRTYLKNLLPMRGYDVLLAQDGLKAMEILNGGARPDVVILDVMMPGMDGLETLRKIKQLLPDVAVIMLSVVGKAGTVVDAMNLGAADYINKPFEEEELEIALKKVLESETLKAETEHLREQLREREESDSVKFQWVSDKMTRIRDILEQVSDADVTILIHGESGVGKEVVARTTHELSTRKDARFVKVNCAALPEELLESELFGYERGAFTGASSRKAGKFEVASGGTMFLDEIGEMSPKLQAKLLQVLQDGEFSRLGGDTDVRVDVRVVAATNRNLEEMVQSGGFREDLYYRLNVVNVWVPPLRERREEIPILSDHFLKVYSRKYSRELVPLSDRLTKGFASYDWPGNVRELENMIKRIVVLQNEDTIADEIFGLPGGAGTAASPAGMPARMHAREESPPVLPELLELDLQDGGVVPLREIGRRAARDAEREALKKVLYQTNWNRKKAAKILEVSYKTLLQKIKDCGLAE; encoded by the coding sequence ATGTCGAGACCTGGAGTCGCCCGTACCGTCCCGCAACGCAAGCAGGTACTCGTCGTCGATGACGCGGAGGTCATTCGCACGTATCTGAAGAACCTCTTGCCAATGCGCGGTTACGACGTGCTTCTTGCGCAGGATGGTCTGAAAGCCATGGAAATTCTCAACGGTGGGGCCCGCCCCGACGTCGTGATTCTCGACGTCATGATGCCGGGCATGGATGGCCTGGAGACGCTGCGCAAGATCAAGCAACTCCTGCCGGACGTGGCCGTGATCATGCTCTCCGTGGTGGGCAAGGCCGGAACCGTTGTCGACGCGATGAATCTGGGGGCTGCTGATTACATCAACAAGCCTTTTGAGGAAGAAGAACTAGAGATCGCTCTGAAGAAGGTGCTCGAATCCGAGACCCTGAAGGCGGAGACCGAGCATCTGCGCGAGCAGTTGCGTGAACGAGAGGAATCGGATTCCGTCAAGTTCCAATGGGTCTCCGACAAGATGACGCGCATCCGCGATATTCTGGAGCAGGTTTCCGACGCGGACGTGACGATCCTGATCCACGGAGAGAGCGGGGTGGGTAAAGAGGTCGTCGCACGTACGACGCATGAGCTCTCGACGCGCAAGGATGCCCGGTTCGTCAAAGTAAACTGCGCAGCTTTACCCGAAGAGTTGCTCGAGAGTGAACTCTTTGGCTACGAGCGGGGAGCATTTACAGGTGCTTCCTCGCGCAAGGCCGGCAAGTTTGAAGTCGCGAGCGGCGGCACCATGTTCCTGGACGAGATCGGGGAGATGAGCCCGAAGTTGCAGGCAAAGTTGCTGCAGGTACTGCAGGACGGAGAGTTCTCGCGACTCGGGGGTGATACCGACGTGCGAGTCGACGTGCGCGTGGTGGCGGCAACGAATCGCAATCTCGAAGAAATGGTCCAGTCGGGCGGTTTCCGCGAGGATCTCTACTACCGCCTGAACGTAGTTAATGTATGGGTCCCGCCTCTGCGCGAACGCCGGGAAGAGATTCCTATCCTTAGCGATCACTTCCTGAAGGTGTATTCGCGCAAGTACAGCCGTGAACTGGTTCCACTCTCAGATCGCTTGACGAAGGGATTTGCCAGCTACGACTGGCCGGGCAACGTCCGCGAACTCGAGAACATGATAAAGCGCATCGTGGTATTGCAGAACGAGGACACGATTGCGGACGAGATCTTCGGGCTCCCGGGCGGGGCGGGGACCGCCGCATCGCCTGCGGGGATGCCTGCGAGGATGCATGCGAGGGAGGAGTCGCCGCCGGTGCTGCCAGAACTCCTGGAACTCGATCTCCAGGACGGGGGGGTGGTTCCGTTGCGAGAGATCGGTCGCCGAGCGGCCCGGGATGCCGAGCGTGAGGCCCTCAAGAAGGTCCTCTACCAGACCAACTGGAACCGCAAGAAGGCTGCGAAGATCCTGGAAGTCAGTTACAAAACGCTGCTCCAGAAGATCAAGGACTGTGGGCTGGCCGAATAG
- the rsmI gene encoding 16S rRNA (cytidine(1402)-2'-O)-methyltransferase, translating into MTETVSQGFGCVYVVATPIGNLEDLSPRAQRILREVVLIACEDTRRTAKLCTHFGISTRRESLHAHNEASRIPGLIRRLKAGDSIALVSDAGTPLLSDPGERLVAAVIEEGLSVVSVPGPSALLAALVASGLPTQAFHFSGFPPRKSGARRSLFASLASLPSTLVFYEAPGRLKQTLGELHEELGGRRVAIARELTKLHEEILRGRLGALDLAEPRGEVTLIVEGAPADERPELDESQVGARIDALLAEGISPRDAARRLADELGWKRSEAYRRVLERVGQ; encoded by the coding sequence ATGACGGAGACCGTATCGCAGGGTTTCGGGTGCGTCTACGTCGTTGCGACGCCGATCGGAAATCTCGAAGACCTGAGTCCGCGTGCGCAGAGGATTCTGCGCGAAGTCGTGCTGATTGCGTGCGAGGATACGCGTCGCACTGCGAAGCTATGTACTCATTTTGGGATTTCGACGCGCCGCGAGTCATTGCATGCACATAACGAGGCCTCTCGCATTCCCGGGCTGATCCGGCGCTTGAAGGCCGGTGACTCGATCGCATTGGTCTCCGACGCGGGAACTCCGCTGCTCTCGGATCCAGGTGAGCGCCTGGTCGCCGCGGTCATCGAGGAGGGGCTTTCGGTCGTCTCCGTTCCCGGCCCATCGGCTTTGCTCGCCGCCCTCGTCGCTAGTGGACTGCCGACCCAAGCATTCCACTTCTCGGGTTTCCCGCCGCGCAAGTCGGGTGCGAGGCGCAGTCTGTTCGCGTCGCTTGCTTCGCTCCCGTCGACTCTGGTGTTTTACGAAGCCCCGGGCCGTTTGAAGCAGACGCTGGGCGAATTGCACGAGGAACTGGGGGGACGACGGGTCGCGATCGCACGCGAGTTGACCAAGCTTCACGAGGAGATCCTCCGGGGACGGCTTGGCGCTCTCGATCTTGCGGAACCGAGAGGGGAGGTCACGCTGATCGTCGAGGGAGCGCCGGCCGACGAAAGGCCCGAACTCGACGAATCCCAGGTCGGCGCACGCATCGATGCGCTGCTCGCCGAAGGAATCAGCCCGCGCGATGCAGCCCGACGGCTCGCCGACGAACTGGGATGGAAGCGCAGTGAAGCCTACCGCCGTGTTCTCGAACGGGTCGGGCAATAG
- a CDS encoding KH domain-containing protein, with protein sequence MKELIDFIARTLADQPDEVEVTESDDRRQLQLRLADDDVGRLIGRRGRTAKAMRVLLDSGPDRQRLDIEGHGAEGEEEAAAE encoded by the coding sequence ATGAAGGAGCTGATCGACTTCATCGCGCGCACGCTTGCGGACCAGCCCGACGAGGTCGAGGTGACGGAGTCCGACGACCGGCGGCAGCTACAGCTCCGTCTTGCGGACGACGACGTCGGTCGATTGATCGGGCGGCGCGGCCGCACCGCCAAAGCCATGCGGGTTCTTCTGGATTCGGGTCCAGACCGCCAGCGGCTCGATATCGAGGGCCACGGTGCCGAGGGCGAAGAAGAGGCCGCCGCGGAGTGA